One Streptosporangium sp. NBC_01495 DNA window includes the following coding sequences:
- a CDS encoding Glu/Leu/Phe/Val family dehydrogenase: MTDTLAMIDEWGPEKVVVVSHRRSGMKGVLVIDNTARGTGKGGTRMSPHVTVAEVARLARVMTWKWAGIDMFHGGAKAGIVADPASPDKEGVLRAFVRALSNEVPREYVLGLDMGLTENDAAIVQDELGDRGAAVGTPHELGGVPYDVLGVTGYGVAEAADAAAEAGGLSLTAARVAIQGFGAVGRAAARRLAELGATVVAVSSAHGAIHDPAGLDVERLLKLREIHGDALVNEYGSVPVSAPGTELLVPCDVLVPAALQDVIDTDIATRLRARIVVEGANLPTSPDAQRILAERGVILVPDFIANAGGVIAAGFAMDARYSPFRPDPAQIFSLISAKLRGNTEAVLSEARRRDIRPHEAALLIAQERVRAAMRLKGRVPLGQ, translated from the coding sequence GTGACGGACACGCTCGCGATGATCGACGAATGGGGACCCGAGAAAGTCGTGGTCGTCTCACACCGCCGTAGCGGGATGAAGGGCGTGCTGGTCATCGACAACACCGCCCGAGGTACCGGCAAGGGCGGAACCCGGATGAGCCCCCACGTCACCGTTGCCGAGGTCGCCCGCCTCGCCCGTGTCATGACCTGGAAGTGGGCGGGCATCGACATGTTCCACGGCGGCGCCAAAGCGGGCATCGTCGCCGATCCGGCCTCACCCGACAAGGAGGGCGTCCTTCGCGCCTTCGTCCGTGCCCTGTCCAACGAGGTCCCCCGCGAGTACGTGCTCGGCCTGGACATGGGCCTGACCGAGAACGACGCGGCGATCGTTCAGGACGAACTGGGGGACCGGGGCGCCGCCGTCGGTACGCCCCACGAGCTCGGCGGCGTTCCCTACGACGTGTTGGGTGTCACCGGGTACGGGGTCGCGGAGGCCGCGGACGCCGCGGCCGAGGCCGGCGGGCTGTCCCTGACCGCCGCCCGGGTCGCCATCCAGGGCTTCGGCGCCGTCGGCCGCGCCGCCGCCCGGCGTCTGGCCGAACTCGGTGCGACCGTCGTCGCCGTCTCCAGCGCGCACGGCGCCATCCACGACCCGGCGGGCCTGGATGTCGAGCGACTTCTGAAGCTTCGCGAGATCCACGGAGACGCCCTGGTCAACGAGTACGGTTCCGTTCCCGTGTCCGCCCCGGGCACCGAACTCCTCGTGCCCTGCGACGTCCTTGTCCCCGCCGCCCTGCAGGACGTCATCGACACCGACATCGCGACCCGCCTGCGGGCCCGGATCGTCGTCGAAGGCGCCAACCTCCCCACGTCCCCCGACGCCCAGCGGATCCTGGCCGAACGTGGCGTCATCCTGGTCCCCGACTTCATCGCCAACGCCGGCGGTGTGATAGCCGCGGGCTTCGCCATGGACGCCCGCTACTCTCCCTTCCGGCCCGATCCGGCACAGATCTTTTCCCTCATCTCGGCGAAGCTGCGCGGCAACACCGAAGCGGTGCTGTCGGAGGCCCGTAGGCGGGACATACGCCCCCACGAGGCGGCGCTCCTGATCGCCCAGGAACGCGTCCGCGCCGCCATGCGGCTCAAGGGACGCGTCCCACTGGGGCAGTGA
- a CDS encoding FAD-binding and (Fe-S)-binding domain-containing protein, with protein MARTPEAATAPPTREAVLAALRRTVRGETTADPGRLAQYSADASNYRRIPLGVVFPRDRDDVIAAVAACRRYGVPLTSRGAGTSTSGQAIGAGIVVDFSRYCNRILELDPRARTARVEPGVILDDLQAAAAPHGLAFGPDPSTHSRCTIGGMIGNNACGSHSIVWGRTSDNVIELEVLTYGGTILTVGPMTSGELDEAIAEGGERGRLLAGVRDLATGNLSTLRTEFGRFPRQVSGYALEHILPEARFNLARALVGSEGTCAVVLSAKLSLVQRPRARAMAVLGYPEAAVAADAVPFLLRRSPMTLEGLDRALTRMVTRPAALSATDRLPEGDAWLFAEVGADTPEEALLKATELAEEAERTTGFQGAYVTADPVEQRALWGIREDAAGLATRLPDGSEAWPGWEDAAVPAERLGAYLREFNDLMARYGLRGAVYGHFGEGCLHVRINFDFATTRGTERFRDFMADAARLVAEHGGSPSGEHGDGQARSEFLELVYSGEAVALFEAFKHIWDPDNKLNPGMIVHPRRSDHDLRVTPHRTVIPLRTVFSYPDDGGDFSRAARRCVGVGKCRTGSADGSVMCPSYRVTRDERDSTRGRARLLYEMTQGEVISDGWRSREVRDALDLCLSCKGCSSDCPVGVDMATYKSEFLHHHYSGRARPLSHYSMGWLPLWSRLAAHAPRLVNAVTRSSLAPLIKRLGGIASQRAIPSFAGETFLDWFGHRDGVDEGKPVLLWVDSFNNHFSPHVLRAAVTVLEAAGFRVHVPPGTQCCGLTWISTGQLKIARRMAGRAVAALETLPDMPVVGLEPSCTSALRSDLPRLLDTPAARNAAERVHTFAELLLRHAPHYTPPRIDVRSLSQTHCHQHADTGFGADSELLRRAGVDNTVLDSGCCGLAGNFGFERGHYDVSAAAAEQVLLPALRDAEPETLILADGFSCRTQIDQLSDRTAVHIAELLASATPNRTG; from the coding sequence ATGGCGAGAACACCGGAGGCCGCCACGGCGCCACCGACCCGCGAAGCGGTCCTCGCCGCGCTGCGACGCACCGTCCGAGGCGAGACGACCGCTGATCCCGGCCGTCTCGCGCAGTACTCCGCGGACGCCTCCAACTACCGGCGGATCCCGCTGGGCGTGGTCTTCCCGCGAGACCGCGACGACGTGATCGCGGCGGTGGCGGCATGCCGGCGGTACGGCGTGCCGCTGACCTCCCGTGGCGCGGGAACCAGCACCTCCGGTCAGGCGATCGGGGCCGGGATCGTCGTGGACTTCTCCAGGTACTGCAACCGGATCCTCGAACTCGATCCGCGAGCGCGCACCGCACGGGTCGAGCCCGGCGTGATCCTGGACGACCTCCAGGCGGCCGCGGCCCCTCACGGCCTGGCGTTCGGTCCGGACCCCTCCACCCACAGTCGATGCACCATCGGCGGGATGATCGGCAACAACGCCTGCGGATCGCACTCCATCGTCTGGGGCCGCACCAGCGACAACGTCATCGAGCTTGAGGTCCTCACCTACGGCGGCACGATCCTCACCGTCGGCCCGATGACGAGTGGTGAGCTGGACGAGGCCATCGCCGAGGGCGGCGAGCGCGGCCGGCTGCTGGCCGGCGTACGCGACCTCGCGACGGGCAACCTGAGCACGCTGCGCACCGAGTTCGGCCGTTTCCCACGGCAGGTGTCCGGTTACGCGCTGGAGCACATCCTGCCTGAGGCACGCTTCAACCTCGCGCGCGCCCTGGTCGGTTCCGAGGGCACCTGCGCGGTGGTGCTGTCGGCCAAGCTCAGCCTGGTACAGCGTCCCCGTGCGCGGGCGATGGCCGTACTCGGATACCCCGAAGCGGCCGTGGCCGCGGACGCGGTGCCGTTCCTGCTCCGGCGATCCCCGATGACGCTTGAGGGGCTGGACCGCGCCCTGACTCGGATGGTCACACGCCCGGCCGCCCTGTCGGCCACCGATCGCCTCCCCGAGGGGGACGCCTGGCTGTTCGCCGAGGTCGGGGCGGACACCCCGGAAGAGGCCTTGCTCAAGGCCACCGAGCTGGCCGAGGAGGCCGAGCGGACCACGGGATTCCAGGGTGCGTACGTCACCGCCGACCCGGTCGAACAGCGGGCCCTGTGGGGTATCCGCGAGGACGCCGCCGGGCTGGCGACCCGGCTCCCCGACGGCTCGGAGGCGTGGCCGGGCTGGGAGGACGCCGCGGTCCCGGCCGAGCGGCTCGGCGCCTACCTGCGGGAATTCAACGACCTGATGGCTCGCTACGGCCTGCGAGGGGCTGTCTACGGCCACTTCGGTGAAGGCTGCCTGCACGTTCGCATCAACTTCGACTTCGCCACCACCCGAGGCACGGAGAGGTTCCGCGACTTCATGGCCGACGCCGCCCGTCTGGTCGCCGAGCACGGCGGTTCTCCTTCCGGGGAGCACGGTGACGGGCAGGCACGCTCGGAATTCCTGGAACTGGTCTACAGCGGCGAGGCCGTGGCCCTGTTCGAAGCGTTCAAGCACATCTGGGATCCCGACAACAAGCTCAATCCGGGGATGATCGTCCATCCTCGACGCTCCGACCACGACCTGCGCGTCACGCCGCACCGCACCGTGATCCCGCTGCGGACCGTGTTCTCCTACCCCGACGACGGTGGTGATTTCAGCCGCGCGGCGCGCCGCTGCGTCGGCGTCGGCAAGTGCCGCACCGGCAGCGCCGACGGGTCGGTGATGTGCCCCAGTTACCGGGTGACCCGCGACGAACGTGACTCCACCCGCGGCCGTGCGCGGCTCCTGTACGAGATGACGCAGGGCGAGGTGATCAGCGATGGGTGGCGCTCCCGGGAGGTCCGCGACGCACTGGATCTGTGCCTGTCATGCAAGGGCTGTAGCTCCGACTGCCCCGTCGGGGTCGACATGGCGACGTACAAGTCGGAGTTCCTGCACCACCACTACAGCGGTCGCGCGCGCCCGCTGTCCCACTACTCCATGGGATGGCTGCCGTTGTGGTCCCGGCTGGCCGCCCATGCCCCGCGCCTGGTCAACGCCGTCACGCGCTCATCGCTGGCGCCCCTGATCAAGCGGCTGGGCGGGATCGCGTCCCAGCGCGCCATTCCCTCCTTCGCGGGCGAGACCTTCCTGGACTGGTTCGGCCACCGCGACGGCGTGGACGAGGGTAAGCCGGTCCTGCTGTGGGTCGATTCCTTCAACAACCACTTCAGCCCGCACGTGTTGCGTGCCGCCGTCACCGTCCTGGAGGCCGCCGGCTTCCGGGTCCACGTTCCGCCCGGCACCCAGTGCTGCGGGCTGACCTGGATCAGCACCGGCCAGCTCAAGATCGCCCGCCGCATGGCCGGGCGTGCCGTCGCGGCGCTGGAAACCCTCCCGGACATGCCCGTCGTCGGCCTGGAACCAAGCTGTACCTCGGCCCTGCGCTCCGACCTGCCTCGACTGCTGGACACCCCGGCCGCGCGGAACGCCGCCGAGCGCGTCCACACCTTCGCGGAACTCCTCCTTCGGCACGCCCCCCACTACACGCCGCCGCGAATCGACGTCCGGTCCCTCAGCCAGACGCACTGTCACCAGCACGCCGACACCGGATTCGGTGCCGACAGCGAGCTGCTGCGGCGCGCGGGCGTGGACAACACGGTCCTGGACTCCGGCTGCTGCGGGCTCGCCGGGAACTTCGGCTTCGAAAGAGGCCATTACGACGTCTCGGCCGCCGCCGCCGAGCAGGTCCTGCTCCCCGCGCTGCGCGACGCCGAGCCGGAGACGCTGATCCTGGCCGACGGCTTCAGCTGCCGAACCCAGATCGACCAGCTCAGTGACCGCACCGCCGTGCACATAGCCGAACTGCTCGCCTCCGCCACCCCGAACCGCACCGGGTGA